In one Corallococcus silvisoli genomic region, the following are encoded:
- a CDS encoding FAD/NAD(P)-binding protein produces MHSQQDVIIIGAGASGTLLAACLLRGARSPLRVALVEKAERVGRGVAYSTTSARHLLNVPAGRMSAWVEDPEHFLRWLRVDAPDTLPSVFAERRRYGQYLEAVLKEAAARAAPGVQLETLRDEVTVVVDTASGVTVSLASGARLEARGAVLALGNALPADLRVPDGGLYSSPRYHRSPWAAGALEGIQPEEPVLLIGSGLTMVDTVLSLGERGHVGTVHALSRHGLLPHAHRPAGAKVPAAAEPLRIRELLRSVRREMDRCRDAEAAAHAASPSAPGTPPFSTLRIRDVLRSVRLEVDAQVAAGADWRAAVDALRPVTTPLWQRLTDAERQRFLRHLRAHWEVHRHRMAPEINAALEAWRRDGRLVLHAGRVLDFQLEPDAVAVRLRPRGEREARVLRVGHVINCTGPESSLSSRSQPLLRGLLEAGQARADSLGMGLATAPDGAVLDARGRPSAHLFTMGPPRRGDLWETTAVPEIRAQARELADHLLRGPGMSRTASDPAPAAPH; encoded by the coding sequence GTGCACTCCCAGCAGGACGTGATCATCATCGGCGCGGGGGCCAGCGGTACGCTGCTGGCGGCCTGTCTCTTGCGAGGGGCCCGTTCGCCCCTGCGCGTGGCCCTCGTGGAGAAGGCGGAGCGGGTCGGGCGGGGGGTCGCGTACTCCACCACCAGCGCGCGTCACCTGCTCAACGTCCCGGCCGGCCGCATGAGCGCCTGGGTGGAGGACCCGGAGCACTTCCTGCGCTGGCTGCGCGTGGACGCCCCGGACACGCTCCCGTCCGTGTTCGCCGAGCGCCGCCGCTATGGCCAGTACCTGGAGGCGGTGCTGAAGGAGGCGGCCGCGCGCGCCGCGCCGGGCGTCCAGTTGGAGACGCTGCGCGACGAAGTGACCGTGGTGGTGGACACGGCCAGCGGCGTCACGGTGTCGCTCGCGAGCGGCGCCCGTCTGGAGGCGCGCGGCGCGGTGCTGGCGTTGGGCAACGCGCTGCCCGCGGACCTGCGCGTGCCGGACGGCGGGCTGTACTCGAGCCCGCGCTACCACCGCTCGCCGTGGGCAGCCGGGGCGCTCGAGGGCATCCAGCCCGAGGAGCCGGTGCTGCTCATCGGCTCGGGCCTCACCATGGTGGACACGGTGCTGTCGCTGGGCGAGCGCGGCCACGTGGGGACGGTGCACGCGCTGTCCCGGCACGGCCTGCTGCCACACGCGCACCGCCCGGCTGGAGCGAAGGTGCCCGCCGCCGCGGAGCCCCTGCGGATCCGCGAGCTGCTGCGCTCGGTGCGCCGGGAGATGGACCGCTGTCGCGACGCGGAGGCGGCGGCGCACGCGGCCTCGCCCTCCGCGCCGGGCACGCCCCCCTTCAGCACGCTGCGCATCCGCGACGTGCTCCGCTCGGTGCGCCTGGAGGTCGACGCGCAGGTGGCCGCGGGCGCGGACTGGCGCGCGGCGGTGGACGCGCTGCGCCCGGTGACCACGCCCCTGTGGCAGCGGCTGACGGACGCGGAGCGACAGCGCTTCCTGCGCCACCTGCGCGCGCACTGGGAGGTGCACCGCCACCGCATGGCGCCGGAGATCAACGCCGCGCTGGAGGCGTGGCGACGGGATGGGCGGCTGGTGCTCCACGCGGGCCGCGTGCTCGACTTCCAGCTGGAGCCGGACGCGGTGGCGGTCCGCCTGCGCCCCCGCGGCGAGCGCGAGGCCCGGGTGTTGCGCGTGGGCCACGTCATCAACTGCACCGGCCCCGAGTCGAGCCTGTCCTCGCGCAGCCAGCCGCTGCTGCGCGGCCTGCTGGAAGCGGGGCAGGCTCGCGCGGATTCCCTGGGCATGGGGCTGGCCACGGCGCCGGACGGCGCGGTGCTGGATGCGCGCGGCCGGCCCTCGGCCCACCTCTTCACGATGGGGCCACCGCGCCGGGGCGACCTCTGGGAGACCACCGCCGTGCCGGAGATCCGCGCCCAGGCCCGGGAGCTGGCGGACCACCTGCTGCGCGGCCCCGGCATGTCCCGGACCGCCTCCGACCCGGCCCCCGCCGCGCCCCATTGA
- a CDS encoding sterol desaturase family protein encodes MLPLHPSLPVLFVLVLVISGSIKLLTVTTGWLVWRTRLAERIRVYRRELAKGQLRSEAVAAVGVVLTDAVLIATFRYFAEPMMGPFRLSTALWSYAWMFVGFEVWFYVTHRLLHLPRFYRFHAQHHVAQVTEPLTALSFSVVERLVLMSGGLGIHFLALQLKPGTQVGILAYMLTNYALNAFGHGNSEWLPKRFVTSWVGRVFFTPTFHALHHARYQGHYGLYTVVLDRWLGTAFDDYPLVHARARDGAGLTRIGERLPVPPSAEVPAVPEARQAL; translated from the coding sequence ATGCTGCCGCTTCATCCGTCCCTGCCGGTGTTGTTCGTGCTGGTGCTGGTCATCTCGGGGAGCATCAAGCTGCTGACGGTGACGACCGGGTGGCTGGTGTGGCGCACGCGGCTGGCGGAGCGCATCCGGGTGTACCGGCGGGAGCTGGCGAAGGGGCAGCTGCGCAGCGAGGCGGTGGCGGCGGTGGGCGTGGTGCTGACGGACGCGGTGCTCATCGCCACCTTCCGTTATTTCGCCGAACCGATGATGGGGCCCTTCCGCCTGTCCACGGCGCTCTGGTCCTACGCGTGGATGTTCGTGGGCTTCGAGGTGTGGTTCTACGTGACGCACCGGCTGCTGCACCTGCCGCGCTTCTACCGCTTCCACGCGCAGCACCACGTGGCGCAGGTGACGGAGCCGCTCACCGCGCTGTCGTTCTCCGTGGTGGAGCGGCTGGTGCTGATGAGCGGCGGGCTGGGCATCCACTTCCTGGCCCTCCAGCTGAAGCCCGGGACGCAGGTCGGAATCCTGGCCTACATGCTGACCAACTACGCCCTCAACGCCTTCGGGCACGGCAATTCGGAGTGGCTGCCCAAGCGCTTCGTGACGTCCTGGGTGGGCCGCGTCTTCTTCACGCCCACGTTCCACGCGCTGCATCACGCGCGCTACCAGGGACATTACGGCCTCTACACCGTGGTGCTGGACCGGTGGCTGGGCACCGCGTTCGACGACTACCCGCTCGTGCACGCCCGCGCCCGTGACGGTGCGGGCCTCACGCGCATCGGGGAGCGGCTGCCCGTCCCGCCGTCCGCGGAGGTCCCGGCCGTGCCCGAGGCGCGGCAGGCGCTCTGA
- a CDS encoding TetR/AcrR family transcriptional regulator, which produces MAPRRPTGRAPVRRTAPRRSAKPSSPRRRRTPEEAREAILQAAEPLLVEQGPDRVGLQAVAKAAGVSHALVTHYFGTYEALVREVLVRRNELLAESFRQHLLAARTPPGAGELLERFFSVLQQEKHGRLMAWALLTGRAEHMPLARAQGLRLLADALELQAGRVAVAQGAPPPSRDMVDMTLLVALCASQWFVLAREVLLPVLGRPVDAASDARFREVLGGMLQGALGVTPPGGG; this is translated from the coding sequence ATGGCACCCAGGCGTCCCACGGGCCGGGCTCCGGTCCGGCGCACCGCTCCCCGTCGTTCCGCGAAGCCCTCTTCGCCCCGCAGGCGGCGCACCCCGGAGGAGGCGAGGGAGGCCATCCTCCAGGCGGCGGAGCCGTTGCTCGTGGAGCAGGGGCCGGACCGGGTGGGGCTCCAGGCGGTGGCGAAGGCGGCGGGGGTGAGCCACGCGCTCGTCACGCACTACTTCGGCACCTACGAGGCGCTGGTGCGCGAGGTGCTGGTGCGGCGCAACGAGCTGCTGGCGGAGTCCTTCCGCCAGCACCTGCTCGCGGCGCGGACGCCTCCGGGCGCGGGGGAGCTGCTGGAGCGCTTCTTCTCCGTGCTCCAGCAGGAGAAGCATGGCCGCTTGATGGCGTGGGCGCTGCTCACCGGCCGCGCGGAGCACATGCCGCTGGCGCGCGCGCAGGGGCTGAGGCTGCTGGCGGATGCGCTGGAGCTCCAGGCGGGCCGCGTGGCTGTCGCCCAGGGCGCGCCGCCGCCGTCGCGCGACATGGTGGACATGACGCTGCTCGTGGCGCTGTGCGCGTCGCAGTGGTTCGTGCTCGCGCGCGAGGTGCTGCTGCCCGTGCTGGGCCGCCCCGTGGACGCGGCCTCGGATGCGCGCTTCCGCGAGGTGCTGGGCGGGATGCTCCAGGGGGCGCTGGGCGTGACGCCGCCCGGCGGAGGCTGA
- a CDS encoding sensor histidine kinase gives MTLRAKVGRLEAMTRRRGSLRQAFERLGSGPRASQDASRADNHLLEETVRERTAALEAANAKLSSSLEQLHATQAQLLFADRLIALGRIAAGVGHEINNPLAFILSNLEYIHQELQQKERLSEQDRQEILEALAETRDGAERIRLIVRDLQTLSRAEDVGSGPAELAAVVRTAAKMAMHELRHRARLVVECDGVPPVQGNGSRLGQVFLNLLLNAAQAISPGNAEANEVRVVARPGGPGQVLVEVRDTGCGIAPEHRERIFDPFFTTKPLGVGTGLGLAVCHGIVTSLGGTLTMESTPGRGTIFRVSLPVAGAFVQTPRSQADWT, from the coding sequence ATGACGTTACGAGCGAAGGTGGGGCGGTTGGAGGCGATGACGCGGCGGCGGGGCTCGCTGCGACAGGCCTTCGAGCGCCTGGGCTCCGGCCCCCGGGCCTCCCAGGACGCCTCGCGCGCGGACAACCACCTGCTGGAGGAGACGGTGCGCGAGCGCACCGCCGCGCTGGAGGCCGCCAACGCGAAGCTGTCCAGCAGCCTGGAGCAGCTGCACGCGACCCAGGCCCAGCTGCTCTTCGCGGACCGGCTCATCGCGCTGGGGCGCATCGCGGCGGGCGTGGGCCATGAAATCAACAACCCGCTGGCCTTCATCCTGAGCAACCTGGAGTACATCCACCAGGAGCTCCAGCAGAAGGAGCGCCTGTCGGAGCAGGACCGGCAGGAGATATTGGAGGCGCTGGCGGAGACGCGCGACGGCGCGGAGCGCATCCGGCTCATCGTGAGGGACCTGCAGACGCTGTCGCGCGCGGAGGACGTGGGCAGCGGGCCCGCGGAGCTGGCCGCGGTGGTGCGCACGGCGGCGAAGATGGCGATGCACGAGCTGCGGCACCGCGCGCGGCTGGTCGTGGAGTGCGACGGCGTGCCGCCGGTGCAGGGCAACGGCTCCCGGCTGGGCCAGGTGTTCCTCAACCTGCTGCTCAACGCGGCGCAGGCCATCTCCCCGGGCAACGCGGAGGCCAACGAGGTGCGCGTGGTGGCCCGCCCCGGCGGCCCCGGCCAGGTGCTGGTGGAGGTGCGCGACACCGGCTGCGGCATCGCGCCCGAGCACCGCGAGCGCATCTTCGACCCCTTCTTCACCACCAAGCCCCTGGGCGTGGGCACGGGCCTGGGGCTCGCGGTGTGCCATGGCATCGTCACCTCGCTGGGGGGGACCCTGACCATGGAGAGCACCCCTGGCCGGGGCACCATCTTCCGCGTGTCCCTGCCGGTGGCGGGCGCCTTCGTGCAGACGCCTCGCTCGCAGGCCGACTGGACCTGA
- a CDS encoding serine/threonine-protein kinase, producing the protein MAADSESTFRIQARAAANATDKGHDTPTRAERGPGTLAGEYVLKAMLAAGGHGSVYEAEHRILGRHAAVKVLHAHLADQGEMLQRFVREARVVNQIHHPNIVDVYDFGLMPDGSPYYVMELLSGRTLSQVVQERGRLSASRALAYLEPICGALEAAHRAGVVHRDLKSSNILVVEEGEKPRLKLLDFGIAKLIQQEPGQEGLTTAGQRLGTAHAMAPEQFRGGRIGPPTDVYALGVLLYQLLTGRYPFQSDDRLELERMHLEAPPPRPSVRAPVSPAMDAVVLRCLDKDSTRRYPSVNAFLTALREAAEEPGQVEGQTRMVLAVNAEVLLPTAEQDDDTVYAALAGVLDTLEQGLRAQGFLLALQTGTTLLGVRPVSSAADAAHALHALRELHSEAQRLADSAQARVHLCLHHGEAETRGEAGEAEVVGGPVTHVATWNVREPGGFAITRPASQFLESPPPQ; encoded by the coding sequence ATGGCGGCGGACTCCGAGAGCACCTTCCGCATCCAGGCGCGCGCGGCCGCGAACGCCACGGACAAGGGGCACGACACACCCACCCGTGCTGAACGGGGACCGGGCACGCTGGCGGGCGAGTACGTCCTCAAGGCGATGCTGGCCGCCGGCGGCCACGGCAGCGTCTACGAGGCGGAGCACCGCATCCTGGGGCGGCACGCCGCGGTGAAGGTGCTGCACGCGCACCTGGCGGACCAGGGGGAGATGCTCCAGCGCTTCGTGCGCGAGGCGCGCGTCGTCAATCAAATCCACCACCCGAACATCGTGGACGTCTACGACTTCGGGCTGATGCCGGACGGCAGCCCCTACTACGTGATGGAGCTGCTGTCGGGGCGCACCCTGAGCCAGGTGGTGCAGGAGCGCGGGCGGCTGTCCGCGTCGCGCGCGCTGGCGTACCTGGAGCCCATCTGCGGCGCGCTGGAGGCGGCGCACCGCGCGGGCGTCGTCCACCGCGACCTGAAGTCCAGCAACATCCTGGTCGTGGAGGAGGGGGAGAAGCCCCGGCTGAAGCTGCTCGACTTCGGCATCGCCAAGCTGATTCAGCAGGAGCCCGGCCAGGAGGGGCTCACCACCGCGGGCCAGCGCCTGGGCACCGCGCACGCGATGGCGCCCGAGCAGTTCCGGGGCGGCCGCATCGGTCCGCCCACGGACGTGTACGCGCTGGGCGTGCTCCTCTACCAGCTGCTCACCGGCCGCTACCCCTTCCAATCCGACGACCGGCTGGAGCTGGAGCGCATGCACCTGGAGGCCCCTCCGCCGCGCCCCAGCGTGAGGGCCCCGGTGTCGCCCGCCATGGACGCGGTGGTGCTCCGGTGCCTGGACAAGGACTCCACCCGCCGCTACCCCAGCGTGAACGCCTTCCTCACCGCCCTGCGCGAGGCCGCCGAGGAGCCCGGCCAGGTGGAGGGCCAGACGCGCATGGTGCTCGCGGTGAACGCGGAGGTGCTGCTGCCCACCGCCGAACAGGACGACGACACCGTCTACGCCGCGCTCGCGGGCGTGCTGGACACGCTGGAGCAGGGATTGCGCGCCCAGGGCTTCCTCCTGGCGCTGCAGACCGGCACCACGCTGCTGGGCGTGCGGCCCGTCTCCTCCGCCGCCGACGCCGCGCACGCGCTCCACGCCTTGAGGGAACTTCACTCGGAGGCGCAGCGGCTGGCGGACTCCGCGCAGGCCCGCGTCCACCTCTGTCTCCACCATGGCGAGGCGGAGACCCGCGGCGAGGCCGGTGAGGCCGAGGTGGTAGGCGGCCCCGTCACGCATGTGGCAACCTGGAACGTAAGGGAGCCGGGTGGTTTCGCCATCACCCGTCCCGCGTCCCAGTTCCTCGAGAGTCCTCCCCCGCAGTGA
- a CDS encoding PAS domain S-box protein, with amino-acid sequence MTLLDELTTCAGQSVTAPSSTGACLILISTTTPAAIGKAYRLEQGEHVIGRGSEAEVRIDDHGVSRKHARILRAGDGTCHVTDLESTNGTFLNGLPVSTAELQEGDRLQVGTVTVFRFSKREVLEQREEQLRQALSAARVGIWDWNAKSGQVTWSEHVDRLLGLAVGKLSGRAMDLEEVVHPADLPRLRAGLATALQQKSQVDVEYRIEPAGSGYRWISCKGDVLCDAAGQPARVTGTVMDITARKQAEQELHRQALIFESISDGVVITDLAGGVIDWNTSAERMFGRSRKEAMGQTLFSVLHPGEQDRLTGAILTALEVHGRWSGELEFRRADGMACVCESVVVPLRDAEGRIIANIMVHRDLSERRQLQARLVVADRLASVGTLGAGVAHEINNPLAYMLVNLHLIREGLDKLEAQGAPSQPVASIQQLVRETTEGAERIATIVRDLKVFARGEQESRPMPVDVRRSVELACKMADNVIRHRARLVTEFEPVPAVEASEARLCQVFLNLLLNAAQAIPEAPSSVTEHEIRAIIRPGEPGKVVVEVRDTGVGMTPEVLGRIFDPFFTTKAVGVGTGLGLSICHGIVESMGGSIHAESTPGQGSTFRVVLRSAAHEPDLYPRLSATAQAGARARILVVDDEPNVTVALQRSLATEHEVATANSAQAALRLVNEGGRFDLILCDVMMPGMTGMDLYFELGRSAPEQAGRMVFMTGGAFTPRTTSFLRDVPNLKLSKPLDLAQLRELVGRSAEASR; translated from the coding sequence ATGACGTTGTTGGACGAGCTCACGACCTGCGCGGGCCAGTCGGTGACGGCCCCGTCCTCGACCGGGGCGTGCCTCATCCTCATCAGCACCACGACGCCGGCCGCCATTGGCAAGGCGTACCGGCTGGAGCAGGGCGAGCACGTCATCGGACGGGGCTCGGAGGCGGAGGTGCGCATCGACGACCACGGGGTGTCGCGCAAGCACGCGCGCATCCTGCGCGCCGGGGATGGCACCTGCCACGTCACCGACCTGGAATCCACGAATGGCACGTTCCTCAACGGCCTGCCGGTGTCCACGGCGGAGCTGCAGGAGGGCGACCGGCTCCAGGTGGGCACCGTCACGGTGTTCCGCTTCTCCAAGCGCGAGGTGCTGGAGCAGCGCGAGGAGCAGCTGCGGCAGGCGCTGTCCGCCGCGCGCGTGGGCATCTGGGACTGGAACGCGAAGAGCGGGCAGGTGACGTGGAGCGAGCACGTGGACCGGCTCCTGGGGCTGGCGGTGGGCAAGCTGTCCGGCCGCGCCATGGACCTGGAGGAGGTGGTGCACCCGGCGGACCTGCCCCGGCTGCGCGCGGGGCTGGCCACGGCGCTCCAGCAGAAGTCGCAGGTGGACGTGGAGTACCGCATCGAGCCCGCGGGCAGCGGCTACCGCTGGATTTCGTGCAAGGGCGACGTGCTCTGCGACGCGGCGGGGCAGCCCGCGCGGGTGACGGGCACGGTGATGGACATCACCGCGCGCAAGCAGGCGGAGCAGGAGCTGCACCGCCAGGCGCTCATCTTCGAGAGCATCTCCGACGGCGTCGTCATCACGGACCTGGCGGGCGGGGTCATCGACTGGAACACCAGCGCGGAGCGGATGTTCGGCCGCAGCCGCAAGGAGGCCATGGGGCAGACGCTCTTCAGCGTGCTGCACCCGGGCGAGCAGGACCGGCTGACGGGCGCCATCCTCACCGCGCTGGAGGTGCACGGGCGCTGGAGCGGCGAGCTGGAGTTCCGGCGCGCGGACGGCATGGCGTGCGTCTGCGAGTCCGTGGTGGTGCCGCTGCGCGACGCGGAGGGGCGCATCATCGCGAACATCATGGTGCACCGCGACCTGAGCGAGCGCCGGCAGCTGCAGGCGCGGCTGGTGGTGGCGGACCGGCTGGCCAGCGTGGGCACGCTGGGCGCGGGCGTGGCGCACGAAATCAACAACCCGCTGGCGTACATGCTGGTGAACCTGCACCTCATCCGCGAGGGGCTGGACAAGCTGGAGGCGCAGGGCGCGCCGTCGCAGCCGGTGGCCTCCATCCAGCAGCTGGTGCGCGAGACGACGGAGGGCGCGGAGCGCATCGCGACCATCGTGCGGGACCTGAAGGTGTTCGCGCGCGGCGAGCAGGAGTCGCGGCCGATGCCGGTGGACGTGCGCCGCTCGGTGGAGCTGGCGTGCAAGATGGCGGACAACGTCATCCGCCACCGCGCGCGGCTGGTCACGGAGTTCGAGCCGGTGCCCGCGGTGGAGGCGAGCGAGGCGCGGCTGTGCCAGGTGTTCCTCAACCTGCTGCTCAACGCGGCGCAGGCGATTCCGGAGGCCCCGTCGTCCGTCACGGAGCATGAGATTCGCGCCATCATCCGGCCGGGCGAGCCGGGCAAGGTGGTGGTGGAGGTGCGCGACACCGGCGTGGGGATGACGCCGGAGGTGCTGGGGCGCATCTTCGACCCGTTCTTCACCACCAAGGCGGTGGGCGTGGGCACGGGGCTGGGGCTGTCCATCTGCCACGGCATCGTGGAGTCCATGGGCGGCTCCATCCACGCGGAGAGCACGCCGGGGCAGGGCAGCACCTTCCGCGTCGTCCTGCGCTCGGCGGCGCATGAACCGGACCTCTACCCGCGCCTGTCGGCGACGGCGCAGGCGGGGGCGCGGGCGCGCATCCTGGTGGTGGATGACGAGCCCAACGTGACGGTGGCGCTGCAGCGCTCGCTGGCGACGGAGCACGAGGTGGCCACGGCGAACAGCGCGCAGGCGGCGCTGCGGCTGGTGAACGAGGGCGGACGCTTCGACCTCATCCTCTGCGACGTGATGATGCCGGGGATGACGGGCATGGACCTGTACTTCGAGCTGGGGCGCTCGGCGCCGGAGCAGGCGGGGCGCATGGTGTTCATGACGGGTGGGGCCTTCACGCCGCGCACGACGTCGTTCCTGCGCGACGTGCCGAACCTCAAGTTGAGCAAGCCGTTGGACCTGGCGCAGCTGCGGGAGCTGGTGGGCCGCTCGGCGGAGGCGTCTCGATGA
- a CDS encoding OPT/YSL family transporter, translated as MSAASGHPAAPPEVAAGPEAPRPAVDAPGPVMVAALASQGREWTARSLGMGLLIGALLAVTNLYMGMKTGFWDSGSITATVLGFSGLAAYGRRRGVPYTPLENNLTQTAASAVGAMPASAGLLGALPALALWGTGVPGWGIAAWGIALGAVGVLVAGLLRRRLLEQEALPFPTGIATAELISTLHAATPARDAPAGRGRTLVGAGLVAMGLTWLRDARGWLPAMVALPGRVGGVPLESLTWGVGMSPMLLAVGMMTGLQLALSMLLGSGLAWGVLAPGLLGKGVVTGAGYESLSAWLMWPGVGLMVGAAVVSLGAQARDFLGAAKDLRSVGASGGSLPRWSLWVAAVACGLTVVLGGVLFGLGVPSMLLALALLVPLCAVCARGAGQTDVSPVSQMGNLTQVVFGVVRPGELSPNVAAGSVVAGAAAQTGVSLWSLKAGYLLGASASRQLGAQLVGVVVGAVVAVPAYLSLVEVYGLGTAALPVPAAAQFRAVAEVSVRGLAGLPPYAAWGALVGCGVGALLTLAAKGRAARWMPSPVAMGIGFITPAFFAVTLCLGAGLVALARRWSPKAMDAHVPALGSGALVGESLMGLIIAATTALQRSA; from the coding sequence ATGAGCGCCGCCTCCGGTCACCCCGCGGCTCCTCCCGAGGTCGCGGCGGGACCGGAGGCCCCTCGGCCCGCGGTGGACGCGCCGGGCCCGGTGATGGTGGCCGCGCTCGCGTCCCAGGGCCGCGAGTGGACGGCCCGGTCGCTGGGGATGGGGCTGCTGATCGGCGCGCTCCTGGCCGTCACCAACCTCTACATGGGGATGAAGACGGGCTTCTGGGACAGCGGCTCCATCACCGCGACGGTGCTGGGGTTCAGCGGGCTCGCGGCCTACGGGCGCAGGCGGGGCGTGCCGTACACGCCGCTGGAGAACAACCTCACGCAGACGGCCGCGTCGGCGGTGGGCGCGATGCCCGCGTCGGCGGGGCTCCTGGGCGCGCTGCCGGCGCTGGCGCTGTGGGGCACGGGCGTGCCGGGCTGGGGCATCGCGGCGTGGGGCATCGCGCTGGGCGCGGTGGGCGTGCTGGTGGCGGGGCTGTTGCGGCGGCGGCTGCTGGAGCAGGAGGCGCTGCCGTTCCCCACGGGCATCGCCACCGCGGAGCTCATCTCCACGCTGCACGCGGCCACGCCCGCGCGGGACGCGCCCGCGGGGCGGGGCCGGACGCTGGTGGGGGCGGGGCTCGTGGCGATGGGGCTGACCTGGCTCCGCGACGCGCGAGGGTGGCTGCCGGCGATGGTGGCGCTGCCGGGCCGCGTGGGCGGTGTCCCGCTGGAGTCGCTGACGTGGGGCGTGGGGATGAGCCCCATGCTGCTGGCGGTGGGGATGATGACGGGCCTGCAGCTGGCGCTGAGCATGTTGTTGGGCTCGGGGCTGGCGTGGGGCGTGCTGGCGCCGGGGCTGCTGGGGAAGGGCGTGGTGACGGGGGCGGGGTACGAGTCGCTGTCCGCGTGGCTGATGTGGCCCGGCGTGGGGTTGATGGTGGGGGCGGCGGTGGTGTCGCTGGGCGCGCAGGCGCGGGACTTCCTGGGCGCGGCGAAGGACCTGCGCTCGGTGGGCGCGAGCGGGGGGAGCCTGCCCCGGTGGAGCCTGTGGGTGGCGGCGGTCGCGTGCGGGCTGACGGTGGTGCTGGGCGGGGTGCTGTTCGGCCTGGGGGTGCCGTCGATGTTGCTGGCGCTCGCGCTGCTGGTGCCGCTGTGCGCGGTGTGCGCGCGTGGCGCGGGACAGACGGACGTGTCGCCGGTGAGCCAGATGGGGAACCTCACGCAGGTCGTCTTTGGCGTGGTGCGGCCGGGGGAGCTCTCGCCCAACGTGGCGGCGGGTTCGGTGGTGGCGGGCGCGGCGGCGCAGACGGGCGTGAGCTTGTGGTCGCTGAAGGCGGGGTACCTGCTGGGCGCCTCGGCGTCGCGGCAGCTGGGCGCGCAGTTGGTGGGAGTGGTGGTGGGCGCGGTGGTGGCGGTTCCGGCCTACCTGTCGCTGGTGGAGGTGTACGGGCTGGGGACGGCGGCGCTGCCGGTGCCCGCGGCGGCGCAGTTCCGCGCGGTGGCGGAGGTGTCCGTGCGCGGCCTGGCGGGCCTGCCGCCGTACGCGGCGTGGGGCGCGCTGGTGGGGTGCGGGGTGGGTGCGTTGCTGACGCTGGCCGCGAAGGGGCGGGCCGCGCGGTGGATGCCGTCGCCGGTGGCGATGGGCATCGGCTTCATCACGCCCGCCTTCTTCGCGGTGACGCTGTGCCTGGGCGCGGGGCTGGTGGCGCTCGCGCGGCGGTGGTCGCCGAAGGCGATGGATGCGCACGTGCCCGCGCTGGGTTCAGGCGCGCTGGTGGGCGAGTCGCTGATGGGGCTCATCATCGCCGCCACGACGGCGCTTCAGCGCTCGGCATAG